The following is a genomic window from uncultured Draconibacterium sp..
GTAAAGTAGGCAAAGGAGCAAACAGCGAAAGCCGCTCTGCTAAATGTATTCACGGCGGTGCAGCCTTTATCTGGCCGATCATTCATTCTTATTCATTTTTAGATTTAACTCCGATTTCTATTGAAATTAATCTGACAAATGCTCTGAGTAAACAAAACATCCGTGTTGATGTGCCCTCACGTTTTACTGTAGGTGTTTCTACCGAACCGAACATTATGAACAATGCCGCCGAACGCTTACTCGGACTTTCGCAAGAATCGATAAGCAACCTGGCAAAAGACATTATTTTTGGTCAGTTGCGTTTGGTTGTTGCCACAATGGATATCGAGGAAATTAATAGCAACCGAGACAAGTTCCTTGCTGCTGTTTCATCGAATGTTGAGGCTGAATTGAAAAAAATTGGTCTGAAACTGATCAACGTAAATGTTACCGATATCAACGATGAATCGGGATACATTGAAGCACTTGGAAAAGAAGCTGCGGCAAAAGCCATTAACGATGCTAAAAAGAGCGTGGCCGAAAAAAACCGCGATGGAGAAATTGGTCAGGCAGAAGCGATGCAAGACCAACGTGTGCAAGTTGCAGGTGCTGATGCAACGGCTGTTGAAGGAGAGAACATTGCTAAAGTAACAATCGCAAACTCCGATGCAGACAGACGTGAAAAAGAAGCTGAGGCAAACCGACGTGCTGTAGCTGCCGAAAAAGTAACTGATGCAAAAGCGCTGGAAGAGGCATATGCTGCAGAAAAGCTGGCAGAACAGGTTCGTGCTGAAAGAGATAAGGCAACACAAGTTGCGAATATTATAATTCCTGCAGAGATTGATAAAGAAAAAGTTCAGATTGAAGCCGAAGCGGTGGCAGAACAAAAACGCAGAATTGCAAAAGGTGAAGCTGATGCAATCTTCATGAAAATGGAAGCTGAAGGTAAAGGTACCTTTGAGATACTGAGCAAACAAGCCGAAGGTTTCGACCAACTTGTGAAAGCAGCTGGCAACGACGCCCAAAAAGCAGTACTCATGATGATTGCAGACAAATTACCGGAATTAGTTGCAACCCAGGTTGAAGCCATTAAGAACATTAAAATTGACAAAGTTACTGTTTGGGAAACCGGAAACGGGAAAGACGGAAAAACATCAACAGCTAACTTTATGCAAGGAATGCTTGGTTCCATCCCTCCTCTCGACGATATTTTTAAATCTGCAGGAATGGAACTTCCCAACTATTTAAAAGGTGATAATAAAGCAGAGGAATCGGTTACTGATGAATCCAAAGTTTCAGCAAACCACGACTCTGATTTTGAAGAGCCAGAAGTAATTGACCCTGAAAAATAGGCATTCATATAGAAAAATGTTTGCTTCACCGGTTTTCTTTCGGAAACCGGTTTTTTTATATTTTCTTTTAATCATTTTTAAAACCAAACCCGTAATTTGCACGGGTTAATTCTTACTATTCAATAAAAACAATATGGAATTATTCGAAGCGCGCAATGTAAACAAGGTTTTTGCCAGCACACAGGCCTTAACCGATGTTAGCATTTCGGTGAAAGAACAAAGCATTTTTGGTTTGCTCGGGCCTAATGGAGCAGGCAAAACCACCCTCATCCGCATTATTAACCAGATTACCGCCCCCGACAGTGGTGAGATATTTCTGAACGGAAGAAAAATGAACCGGAAAGATATTTCGCAAATCGGTTACCTGCCCGAAGAACGCGGACTCTACAAAAAAATGAAAATTGGCGAGCAGGCGATTTACCTGGCTCAACTAAAAGGCATGTCGCAGCGCGATGCATCGAGAAACCTGAAACAGTGGTTTGAAAAATTCGACATTATGCCCTGGTGGAATAAAAAAGTAGAAGAGCTGTCGAAAGGTATGCAGCAAAAAGTACAATTTATTACCACCGTTGTTCATCAGCCCAAACTGCTGATCTTTGATGAACCTTTTAGCGGTTTCGACCCGATTAATGCCAACTTGTTGAAGAAGGAAATTCTGAACCTGAAGGCTGAAGGGGCCACGATTATCTTCTCAACCCACAACATGGGATCGGTAGAAGAACTGTGCGACCACATTGCGCTGATCAACAAATCGAAAAAGATTGAAGACGGGCCAACCGACGAGATTCGCATGAAATACAAAACCAATATTTTCGACATAAAATACCGGGGAGATTTCAGAGCTATTGACCTGGCTTTGGGCACCGATTACAAAATCATCAGTCACGATGAATCAGAAAAGGCGAACACCCTAAAAGTTCAGTATATGAACGGAAAATCGAATAATGAATTATTGTCGGCGATTATGCCGGCTGCCGAAATTTTGGCATTCGAAGAGCTTATTCCGAGCATGAACGATGTATTTATTAATGCCGTTGAGGAGTCGAACAAAAACTAAACAAGCCGTCATGAACAACACATTGCTAATATTAAAACAAGAATACCTGAAACGGGTTAAAAAGAAATCGTTTATCATACTAACCATCCTGATGCCGTTTTTAATAGCCGGCGTTTACGGACTGGTCATCTATTTCACGATAAAAGACGACACTGAAGAGCGCACCATAGCGGTTTACGATGCCACCAATCTATTTCTTGGCGAATTCAGCGACGAAGGAGCAACAAGCTATCATTTTATTCCGAAAGAAGAATATACAGAGTTAAAAACGAATCTAAAAGGAAGTGGTTATTACGGCCTTCTTTTTATTCCATCCGACATTTATTCGAACAACCAGGCACAACTTTTCTCCGAGAAACAATTGCCATTTGAATTGACCGAGCAAATTGAACGCAAACTAAGCCGCTTTATCGAAAACGACAAACGACAAAAAGTAATAGCAGATTCGGGCATCCCCGATCTGGAGGAACGTTTGAGTAAAACGCGCACCAGTGTAACCCTTAGTACGTTAAAAGTTTCGCAATCGGGCGAAACCAAGAAAAGCTCGTCGGTAGTGGCCTTTATTGCCAGTTACGCCATGGGATTTATTATTTATTTCTTTGTGTTTATGTATGGCGCCATGGTAATGCGGAGTGTAATGGAAGAAAAGAAAAGCCGTATTATCGAAGTAATTATTTCATCGGTAAAACCCAGCCAGCTGATGGCCGGAAAAATTATAGGAACGGCACTGGTTGGCCTCACGCAGGTTGCGATATGGTTGGGTTTAGGAGGCATTGGATTGGTAGTTGTGCAGAGTTTCTTTTTCTCACCCGAGTCGGCACAACAAATAGGACAAAGCATTATGGAATCGCAGGGACAAATGAATCCGGTAGCTATGCAGGCCACACATTCGAACCAGGCAATGGAAGTTATGGAAATGATTGGCAACCTGAATCTGCCGCTAATTCTTTTCTCATTCGTGTTCTATTTCCTGGCAGGCTATTTAATGTACAGTGCTTTATTGGGAGCAGTTGGCGCTGCTGTCGACAACGACGAAGATTCGCAGCAAATGATATTCCCGGTAACTTTCCCGTTGATACTTTCCATTATGTTGCTATTTCCCATTGCTAAAAACCCCGAAGGTCCGCTGGCATTTTGGTGTTCTATTATTCCTTTCACATCGCCGGTAGCCATGATGGCCCGTATTCCTTACGAACTGCCCACCTGGGAGCTCTTACTTTCAATGGGCCTACTTGTACTTACAACCATCGTGTGTATTATGGCTGCTGCCAAAATCTACCGCATTGGGTTGCTTATGTATGGTAAAAAAGTAAATATCAAAGAACTAATTAAATGGCTTAGATATAAAGGCTAGTAACGAAAAGAATGAGTTCAGGATGACGAAACAAAATCTTTTAGACAGCCTCATAAATACCAAGATTTCTTAACAAAAAAGACAAAAACATGATTTTTTTCATATTTACTATTTAGAATAAATAAAAATTGCATATCTTGCACCTAGTATGAAAAAGAAAAACACCTGTAACAATATGATGATGTGTTGTTGTTTCCTAAAAAAAGGGAAAGGTGTTGTAGTGTTTTAACTTGAACTTAATTGCATGATTATACAAGGCCTTTCCGTGAACGGGAAGGCCTTTTTTTTGTTTAAAGAAATAATACCGAAATAACTCATAAATTAAAAAGAATGAAAGCAAAGAACATTTTAGAAACCATTGGCAACACGCCACATGTGAAAATTAACCGCCTCTACCCAGAGGACTACGAAGTTTGGGTAAAAGTTGAAAAAACAAATCCAGGAGGGAGCATAAAAGACCGTATTGCACTCGCAATGGTAGAGGATGCGGAAAAGAAAGGGATATTAAAAGAAGGTTCAGTAATTATTGAACCTACATCGGGAAATACCGGAATTGGACTGGCATTGGTAGCAGCGGTGAAAGGTTACCGTTTAATTCTTACTATGCCAGAGTCAATGTCGCTGGAAAGAAGAAGAGCATTAAAAGCATTTGGTGCCGAACTGGAATTAACACCAAAAGAAAAAGGAATGAAAGGTGCCATTGCCAAAGCCGAAGAACTGGCTGCCCAACTGGGAAATGCCTGGATTCCACAACAGTTTAACAATCCGGCAAACGTTACCGCACACCGCGATTTTACTGCTCAGGAAATTTTAAAAGATTTCCCTGAAGGTTTCGACTACCTGATTACCGGTGTTGGTACCGGGGGGCACATAAGCGGAGTTGCCGAAGTTTTAAAAGCAAAATTTCCGAAACTGAAAGTTTTTGCTGTTGAACCGGATTCAAGCCCGGTAATTGGCGGTAAAGATCCTGGTCCTCATGGAATTCAGGGAATTGGTGCCGGTTTTATTCCGAACAACCTGAATACTGATCTGCTTGACGGAACAGTAGAAATAAGTAAAGACGAAGCTTTCGAGTATGCACAAAAAGCAGCAAGAGAAGAAGGTTTATTTGTTGGGATTTCATCGGGAGCATCTTTTGCAGCCGTTGCCAAAAAGATAAAAGAACTACCTAAAGGTTCACGAATTCTTACTTTCTCGTACGACCACGGCGAGCGCTACTTATCAATTGAAGGATTGTATTAACGTCAATATAAAGTAAGGGAGTCATTCGAATGAGCGGCTCCCTTTTTTATTTTCTATGCATCTAAGCACTATCAAGCAAATCTATCAAACAAAAGGTTGCTGTATGTTGTTTCTTTCTGTAAATTAACGCAACTAATAATGAAAGGATTAACTATGTTTTTAACCGGACTTATTGCAGGCATACTTCTAACCGTAATTGTATTGATTGTTGTAATGCCCAAACAAATGTTTGTGGTAAACGAAAGTAAACTGAGTTTTGATGAAACCGTTGCCGCAATTGAACAATCGGCAAAAGACCACAACTGGAGCATGCCACATTTATATGATCTGCAGGCAACCATGAAGAAACATAATTTTGACGTAAAGCCGGTGAAAGTATTTTCGCTGTGCAAGCCCGATCATGCCTACCAGATTTTAAGCAGCGATCAGGAACGTGTGGTTTCAGCACTAATGCCCTGCCGCGTTGCTGTTTACGAACGCAATGGCAAAACCTATGTTTCTATGTTGAACTCAGGCCTGTTCTCAAGATTTATGGGGAACAAAGTTAAAACCGTAATGGGAGCAGCCAGCGAAGAAAACAAACAGATACTTTCCCCCGTTATTCGATAAGTAACATTAAAAACAAAAAATACCATGAAGAAACTATTTTATCTATTTATTCTTTTCGGATTTATTGCCTGTAATTCGGGAACAAAAAAAAGTACTGAAGTAGCTCAACCGGAGCAAATTGTTGAAGCCACTATTGATATTGGCGGATTACATTGCAATGCCTGTGTTGCCTCGGTAGAAAAAGGAGTAAATTCCCTAAATGGGATAGAATCGGTAAAAGTGACACTCGCCGACTCAACTGCCATTGTAACATACAACGCTTCGGCCGTGTCGATTGATGAAATTGAAAAAAGTATTGAAAAGCGCGGATACTCGATAAAAGCAGTGAATTAAGTCTCTAAAACAGTTAAACAACTACTGTTCACAATGTTCTGGCAATAAAGAAAAGGGGTTTCGGCATAATATTTGTAAAAAATCCGTACATTGTAGAAAAGCCATATAAACGATGAAAGACAATTTTAAAAACGGAAAACCGGAATTACAAGAGACAGGGCCAGTATGGAGCGTTGAAGTTGACATTCCAACTGCCGTTTCTGAAGATTCCATCAGGCTTTATAAAAAAGCCAGAATATTGAAACTAAAAGTAATTTTGAATTAAATAAAAAGCTTTGACCAATACAGGTTCAAAGCTTTTTTTTATCTTATTTTATTACTTCAACCTTCACTTTCTTATTTTCCCAGTATATAACCGAATATAGAAATATACAATTGTCAGAAAAGCATAACTTCCTGCCTGAAAATATAACTTTAACACCTCTGACTTTACCTCAGTAATTCCGACACCCATTGTGCGTAAACGCAAATAGGCTGGTACAGCTGTTGTTCCGGGCAGAATTTTGGATAAGCCCACCAGCCAGTCGGGCATAGCAGATACCGGCCAGGAAATACCGCTTAAGAACAAGGCAATCGGCGATAAAAACATCATAAATACAATGGCCGACTCGCGATGTTTAAATAAGGTTGACAAACCAATTCCGAAAAATATTACCGACAATAAGAATGGGAATAATAACATCAGCACATCAAACATATTCCCCTTGTCGGGATAGTTGAACCAGTGGTGAATTATTATCAGCGCAAGGCAAATA
Proteins encoded in this region:
- a CDS encoding heavy metal-associated domain-containing protein encodes the protein MKKLFYLFILFGFIACNSGTKKSTEVAQPEQIVEATIDIGGLHCNACVASVEKGVNSLNGIESVKVTLADSTAIVTYNASAVSIDEIEKSIEKRGYSIKAVN
- a CDS encoding DUF302 domain-containing protein, giving the protein MKGLTMFLTGLIAGILLTVIVLIVVMPKQMFVVNESKLSFDETVAAIEQSAKDHNWSMPHLYDLQATMKKHNFDVKPVKVFSLCKPDHAYQILSSDQERVVSALMPCRVAVYERNGKTYVSMLNSGLFSRFMGNKVKTVMGAASEENKQILSPVIR
- a CDS encoding ATP-binding cassette domain-containing protein, which codes for MELFEARNVNKVFASTQALTDVSISVKEQSIFGLLGPNGAGKTTLIRIINQITAPDSGEIFLNGRKMNRKDISQIGYLPEERGLYKKMKIGEQAIYLAQLKGMSQRDASRNLKQWFEKFDIMPWWNKKVEELSKGMQQKVQFITTVVHQPKLLIFDEPFSGFDPINANLLKKEILNLKAEGATIIFSTHNMGSVEELCDHIALINKSKKIEDGPTDEIRMKYKTNIFDIKYRGDFRAIDLALGTDYKIISHDESEKANTLKVQYMNGKSNNELLSAIMPAAEILAFEELIPSMNDVFINAVEESNKN
- a CDS encoding ABC transporter permease; this encodes MNNTLLILKQEYLKRVKKKSFIILTILMPFLIAGVYGLVIYFTIKDDTEERTIAVYDATNLFLGEFSDEGATSYHFIPKEEYTELKTNLKGSGYYGLLFIPSDIYSNNQAQLFSEKQLPFELTEQIERKLSRFIENDKRQKVIADSGIPDLEERLSKTRTSVTLSTLKVSQSGETKKSSSVVAFIASYAMGFIIYFFVFMYGAMVMRSVMEEKKSRIIEVIISSVKPSQLMAGKIIGTALVGLTQVAIWLGLGGIGLVVVQSFFFSPESAQQIGQSIMESQGQMNPVAMQATHSNQAMEVMEMIGNLNLPLILFSFVFYFLAGYLMYSALLGAVGAAVDNDEDSQQMIFPVTFPLILSIMLLFPIAKNPEGPLAFWCSIIPFTSPVAMMARIPYELPTWELLLSMGLLVLTTIVCIMAAAKIYRIGLLMYGKKVNIKELIKWLRYKG
- a CDS encoding SPFH domain-containing protein, giving the protein MNDYFVILLSIAALFVFIIIVAMMRRYKRCPSDRILVVYGKVGKGANSESRSAKCIHGGAAFIWPIIHSYSFLDLTPISIEINLTNALSKQNIRVDVPSRFTVGVSTEPNIMNNAAERLLGLSQESISNLAKDIIFGQLRLVVATMDIEEINSNRDKFLAAVSSNVEAELKKIGLKLINVNVTDINDESGYIEALGKEAAAKAINDAKKSVAEKNRDGEIGQAEAMQDQRVQVAGADATAVEGENIAKVTIANSDADRREKEAEANRRAVAAEKVTDAKALEEAYAAEKLAEQVRAERDKATQVANIIIPAEIDKEKVQIEAEAVAEQKRRIAKGEADAIFMKMEAEGKGTFEILSKQAEGFDQLVKAAGNDAQKAVLMMIADKLPELVATQVEAIKNIKIDKVTVWETGNGKDGKTSTANFMQGMLGSIPPLDDIFKSAGMELPNYLKGDNKAEESVTDESKVSANHDSDFEEPEVIDPEK
- the cysK gene encoding cysteine synthase A gives rise to the protein MKAKNILETIGNTPHVKINRLYPEDYEVWVKVEKTNPGGSIKDRIALAMVEDAEKKGILKEGSVIIEPTSGNTGIGLALVAAVKGYRLILTMPESMSLERRRALKAFGAELELTPKEKGMKGAIAKAEELAAQLGNAWIPQQFNNPANVTAHRDFTAQEILKDFPEGFDYLITGVGTGGHISGVAEVLKAKFPKLKVFAVEPDSSPVIGGKDPGPHGIQGIGAGFIPNNLNTDLLDGTVEISKDEAFEYAQKAAREEGLFVGISSGASFAAVAKKIKELPKGSRILTFSYDHGERYLSIEGLY